One window of the Sulfitobacter alexandrii genome contains the following:
- the pcaG gene encoding protocatechuate 3,4-dioxygenase subunit alpha produces MVQRLDYLKESPSQTAGPYVHIGCTPNFTGIDIYGGDLGTKMKTGPVKGQEIVIKGTVFDGTGTPLRDAMIEIWQPDAAGLFPSLNETRGKADPNFTGWGRSPGDMETGEFSFDTVKPGAVPMPDGRMQAPHVTAWIVARGINIGLHTRIYFEDEAEANSADPLLSGIEHQNRVPTLLARKEADGVYRFDIHLQGPNETIFFDI; encoded by the coding sequence ATGGTGCAGAGACTGGATTACCTGAAAGAAAGCCCAAGCCAGACGGCCGGACCCTATGTTCACATCGGCTGCACCCCGAATTTTACCGGCATCGACATCTATGGCGGCGACCTCGGCACAAAGATGAAGACCGGCCCGGTCAAGGGTCAGGAGATCGTGATCAAGGGAACGGTCTTCGACGGCACGGGGACACCGCTGCGGGACGCGATGATCGAAATCTGGCAACCTGATGCCGCGGGGCTGTTTCCGTCGTTGAACGAGACAAGGGGCAAGGCAGACCCGAATTTCACCGGATGGGGCCGCTCGCCGGGTGACATGGAAACGGGCGAGTTTTCGTTCGATACCGTGAAGCCGGGCGCGGTGCCCATGCCCGATGGCCGGATGCAGGCACCCCACGTAACCGCCTGGATCGTGGCGCGGGGGATCAACATCGGTCTGCACACGCGGATCTACTTCGAAGATGAGGCCGAAGCGAACAGCGCCGACCCCTTGCTGAGCGGGATCGAACACCAGAATCGGGTTCCGACCCTGCTCGCCAGGAAAGAAGCTGACGGGGTCTATCGGTTCGACATCCACTTGCAGGGTCCGAACGAAACCATCTTTTTCGATATCTAG
- a CDS encoding 3-keto-5-aminohexanoate cleavage protein: MNKPCIICVAITGSVPTKADNPAVPITVSEQIESTQEAYEAGATIAHCHVRNEDETPTSDPDRFAALKGGIEKHCPGMIVQLSTGGRSGAGRARGGMLPLQPDMASLSVGSNNFPTRVYENPPDLVDWLAAEMVAHDVKPEIEAFDLSHIFRAAEMHQNGKIKDRPYVQFVMGVKNAMPADRAVFDFYVHTVKRLFGEDAPWCAAGIGANQIVLNDWAISNGGHARTGLEDNVRLDRNTLAPSNAALVRRTAQICDKYERPVATWQEARRILGLRHVS; this comes from the coding sequence GTGAACAAACCCTGCATCATTTGCGTGGCCATCACCGGGTCAGTACCAACCAAGGCCGACAACCCGGCGGTTCCGATCACGGTTTCGGAACAGATCGAAAGTACGCAGGAAGCCTATGAGGCTGGTGCGACAATCGCGCACTGCCACGTGCGCAACGAGGACGAAACACCAACCAGCGACCCGGACCGTTTTGCAGCCCTGAAAGGAGGGATTGAGAAACACTGCCCCGGCATGATCGTGCAACTCTCGACCGGGGGGCGCTCAGGCGCAGGACGGGCTCGGGGCGGGATGCTGCCATTGCAGCCCGACATGGCGTCCCTGTCCGTGGGATCGAACAACTTTCCCACCCGTGTCTACGAGAACCCGCCGGACCTGGTCGACTGGTTGGCGGCCGAAATGGTCGCTCATGACGTCAAGCCGGAGATCGAAGCCTTTGACCTCAGCCACATCTTTCGTGCGGCCGAGATGCACCAAAACGGTAAGATCAAGGACAGACCTTATGTTCAGTTCGTGATGGGTGTGAAGAACGCGATGCCTGCGGACCGGGCTGTGTTCGATTTCTACGTCCACACCGTCAAGCGACTGTTCGGCGAAGATGCGCCTTGGTGCGCTGCCGGAATCGGCGCGAACCAGATCGTCCTGAACGACTGGGCCATCTCGAACGGCGGCCATGCCCGCACCGGGCTGGAAGACAATGTGCGGCTGGACAGAAACACCTTGGCCCCCTCGAACGCCGCTTTGGTCCGGCGCACGGCGCAGATCTGTGACAAGTATGAGCGACCTGTTGCGACATGGCAGGAAGCCCGCCGGATCCTCGGGTTGCGACACGTTTCGTGA
- a CDS encoding pyridoxal phosphate-dependent aminotransferase, protein MPVRPARRITDSSPKNFGMFAKAVGMEGDLIHLELGMPAEDTPQHIKDATIAALQAGDVHYSDLQGLPELRRAIADRLGAHDGPTYNADEVIVTNGLTQASFAAFMAYLDAGDEVILLAPYYPQHIGKAELAGAKVVIAPLDNRNGFSLNPALIEPHITARTRAIALINPCNPTGRVYTRDELRGLADLAVAHDLLVLSDEVYAEITYDGHRHISIAGLPGMKERTITMGAFTKAYAMDGWRLGYIAADESLIAPLMKVHTNEVTHVNTFVQHGAIAALTGDPKILAGMVDRDRARRDLVVRRLNQMPGVTCAAVEGTIYAFPDIIGTGLAAQECADRLLAEVGVVVEAGSFYGEAGQGHLRVCFGCAELERLEEAMDRMQRFFNGI, encoded by the coding sequence ATGCCTGTTCGACCCGCCCGCCGGATCACCGACAGCAGCCCCAAGAACTTCGGCATGTTCGCCAAGGCAGTGGGCATGGAAGGTGATCTGATTCATCTCGAACTGGGGATGCCGGCCGAAGATACACCGCAGCATATCAAGGACGCCACCATCGCGGCGCTGCAAGCGGGTGATGTACATTATTCCGATCTGCAGGGCCTGCCGGAGTTGCGCCGCGCCATCGCGGACCGGCTGGGCGCGCATGATGGGCCCACCTACAATGCGGACGAAGTGATCGTGACAAACGGTCTTACCCAGGCATCCTTTGCCGCGTTCATGGCCTATCTCGATGCAGGTGACGAGGTGATCCTGCTGGCACCCTACTACCCTCAACATATCGGAAAGGCCGAGCTGGCCGGCGCCAAGGTGGTTATCGCGCCGCTTGATAATCGGAATGGGTTTTCGCTGAATCCCGCCTTGATAGAGCCGCATATCACCGCACGAACCCGCGCCATCGCGCTGATAAATCCCTGCAATCCGACAGGCCGGGTCTATACCCGTGACGAACTGCGTGGTCTCGCTGACCTCGCGGTCGCACACGATCTTCTGGTTCTGTCCGACGAGGTTTATGCCGAGATCACCTATGACGGGCATCGTCACATTTCGATAGCCGGCCTTCCGGGGATGAAGGAGCGGACCATCACCATGGGCGCCTTTACCAAGGCCTACGCGATGGACGGGTGGCGGCTGGGCTACATCGCTGCCGATGAATCGCTGATCGCACCCTTGATGAAGGTCCACACCAACGAAGTGACCCATGTGAACACCTTCGTGCAGCATGGTGCCATCGCGGCGCTAACGGGAGATCCCAAGATTCTCGCGGGGATGGTGGACCGGGACCGGGCAAGGCGCGACCTCGTGGTGCGCAGGCTGAACCAGATGCCCGGTGTGACATGTGCCGCGGTCGAAGGAACGATCTATGCCTTTCCGGACATTATCGGCACTGGTCTGGCCGCGCAGGAGTGCGCGGACCGGCTGTTGGCCGAAGTCGGGGTGGTGGTCGAAGCCGGCAGTTTCTACGGCGAGGCAGGCCAGGGGCACCTGCGCGTCTGTTTCGGCTGTGCCGAACTGGAACGTCTTGAAGAGGCGATGGACCGGATGCAACGTTTCTTCAACGGCATCTAG
- a CDS encoding SDR family NAD(P)-dependent oxidoreductase: MDKIAVVTGAAGGMGRAIVAQLMKDGFLVVGLDLDAESLKEMEADGFQGIKTDLTDYGSITDAFAAIADRHGGVDALVNNAGTCFMSEFPDIPEAEFEKQMALNFSGAFHCCQAAIKLMQGRPGVRKIVNISSNGAYNFDAFDPPHYRASKAALDTLTKDLARRYATEKIAVNSIAPAMTETPLFNVVSEEVLAKAIAQMPHGRAMQPSEIAAWVGFLVSPAGDVSSGNVIILNQGRDVR; the protein is encoded by the coding sequence ATGGACAAGATTGCAGTCGTCACGGGCGCCGCGGGAGGGATGGGGCGCGCCATCGTCGCGCAATTGATGAAAGACGGGTTTCTGGTGGTGGGGCTGGATCTTGATGCCGAGAGCCTGAAGGAAATGGAGGCCGACGGATTTCAGGGGATCAAAACGGACCTTACCGACTACGGGTCGATCACGGATGCCTTTGCGGCGATAGCGGACCGGCACGGAGGTGTTGACGCGTTGGTGAACAATGCCGGCACCTGCTTCATGTCCGAGTTTCCGGACATCCCCGAAGCGGAGTTCGAAAAGCAGATGGCCCTGAATTTTTCCGGCGCCTTCCATTGCTGTCAGGCGGCGATCAAGCTGATGCAGGGCCGGCCCGGTGTGCGGAAGATCGTCAATATATCCTCCAATGGGGCCTACAATTTCGATGCTTTCGACCCTCCCCATTATCGCGCGTCCAAAGCCGCGCTCGACACGCTGACCAAGGATCTGGCGCGGCGCTATGCCACCGAGAAAATAGCGGTGAATTCCATCGCGCCCGCCATGACGGAAACGCCGCTGTTCAATGTCGTGAGCGAAGAGGTGCTGGCCAAGGCGATCGCGCAGATGCCGCATGGCCGCGCGATGCAGCCTTCGGAGATCGCGGCATGGGTCGGATTCCTCGTTTCTCCCGCCGGCGATGTTTCCAGCGGAAACGTCATCATCCTGAACCAGGGCCGGGACGTTCGTTAG
- a CDS encoding MBL fold metallo-hydrolase, which translates to MDKQFTLKGKPKRLAVLDYGLFEVHAGPRTIGICGFVVQTDADEVVLIDTGFPQKYADDAEAATAEDDLGSFGRVLSVTAENMPGPQLQTLGLAKSDVTLMIQSHTHIDHVGDMAGYPEAPILISAAERALPRPLYWSGKQAMEWPDRDYRLVHSDMMLGPGFEVLHCPGHAPGQLAFMVDLPQTGWVLLTSDAISRASEIDEKFAGSWDDDQAIFHGDRLMALARERDALVIYGHSPEQWPDLRKAPDWFE; encoded by the coding sequence ATGGATAAACAGTTCACGCTCAAGGGCAAACCGAAACGCCTCGCCGTTCTTGATTACGGCCTTTTCGAAGTTCACGCAGGCCCGCGCACGATCGGCATCTGCGGATTCGTTGTTCAGACCGACGCCGACGAGGTTGTGCTCATCGATACGGGATTCCCGCAGAAGTATGCGGACGACGCAGAGGCCGCGACGGCGGAGGATGACCTTGGCAGTTTCGGCCGCGTCCTGTCGGTGACGGCGGAAAACATGCCGGGTCCGCAGCTGCAAACCCTGGGGCTGGCCAAATCCGATGTCACCCTGATGATCCAAAGCCATACGCACATCGACCACGTCGGTGACATGGCAGGGTACCCCGAGGCGCCGATCCTGATCTCCGCCGCTGAACGGGCCTTGCCCAGGCCGCTGTACTGGTCGGGAAAACAGGCCATGGAATGGCCGGACAGGGATTATCGCCTCGTCCATTCGGACATGATGCTCGGACCGGGGTTCGAGGTCCTGCACTGTCCCGGACACGCACCGGGGCAATTGGCCTTCATGGTCGATCTGCCGCAGACAGGCTGGGTTCTTCTGACGTCGGACGCGATCAGCCGGGCGTCCGAGATCGACGAGAAGTTTGCGGGTTCATGGGACGACGATCAGGCGATCTTTCACGGGGACCGCCTGATGGCATTGGCGCGGGAAAGGGACGCGCTGGTGATCTACGGTCACAGCCCGGAACAGTGGCCCGACCTTCGCAAGGCGCCCGACTGGTTCGAGTAG
- a CDS encoding aminotransferase class I/II-fold pyridoxal phosphate-dependent enzyme — translation MKVKIHTLFQYLLETTDAEPEAIVGFSLSGSPVLGDYLDALDPSLSLDWNNRDFRGLPELRSHVLTQAGLQDRCGLEDVLITAGAAEANYLAIMQLLQPGDEIVIETPGWPQAEVLAKAIGAKIVKVTRRESEGWHLPMDRLRDAVTDKTRMIFVTNPNNPTGDLLSAAEIEEMVGIAAGVGAWLLVDEVYAGLEWDGPRAPSVAGLYERGITTGSVSKALGLQGLRTGWMICRDADLLMDAVILRENSSEIMNIMGEVIAEIALRPARYVPAMEKARSDGAANLAEMNGWVESQKDLSWVSPRAGLIGLARLPDGIDSDAFARRLLEDPYRTFLLPGSAYDQPNHIRLGVGGGAAVNLGKGLDRVSAALKNWSDDGE, via the coding sequence ATGAAAGTCAAGATTCACACGTTGTTTCAATATCTGCTCGAGACCACCGATGCGGAACCGGAGGCCATCGTCGGCTTCTCGCTTTCCGGCTCGCCGGTTCTCGGCGACTATCTGGATGCGCTGGACCCCAGCCTGTCGCTGGACTGGAACAACCGGGATTTCCGTGGCCTGCCCGAACTGCGGTCGCATGTCCTGACACAGGCCGGTCTTCAGGACCGGTGCGGTCTGGAAGACGTACTGATCACCGCAGGCGCCGCAGAAGCGAACTACCTTGCCATCATGCAGTTGCTGCAGCCGGGCGACGAGATCGTCATCGAAACCCCGGGCTGGCCGCAGGCCGAGGTTCTGGCCAAGGCGATCGGTGCGAAGATCGTAAAGGTGACACGCCGGGAAAGCGAAGGATGGCATCTGCCGATGGATCGCCTGCGCGATGCCGTCACCGACAAGACCAGGATGATCTTTGTGACCAACCCGAACAACCCGACGGGCGATTTGTTGAGCGCGGCCGAAATCGAGGAAATGGTCGGCATCGCCGCGGGTGTCGGCGCGTGGCTGCTGGTGGATGAGGTCTATGCCGGGCTGGAGTGGGACGGACCCCGCGCGCCATCTGTCGCGGGTCTCTACGAGCGCGGAATCACGACCGGCTCCGTCAGCAAGGCGCTGGGCCTGCAGGGGCTCCGGACAGGCTGGATGATCTGCCGGGACGCGGATCTGCTGATGGATGCCGTGATTCTTCGGGAAAACAGTTCGGAGATCATGAACATCATGGGCGAGGTGATTGCGGAGATCGCCCTCAGGCCCGCGCGCTACGTGCCCGCCATGGAAAAGGCCCGCAGCGACGGGGCCGCGAACCTCGCCGAAATGAACGGTTGGGTCGAATCGCAGAAGGATCTCTCCTGGGTGTCGCCGCGCGCCGGGTTGATCGGATTGGCGCGGTTGCCGGACGGCATCGACAGCGATGCTTTCGCGCGCCGCCTGTTGGAAGACCCCTACCGAACCTTCCTGCTGCCTGGCAGTGCCTATGATCAGCCGAACCACATTCGGTTGGGAGTCGGCGGTGGCGCGGCCGTAAACCTGGGCAAGGGACTGGACCGCGTGAGCGCGGCGTTGAAAAATTGGTCGGATGACGGCGAATAG
- a CDS encoding NAD-dependent epimerase/dehydratase family protein produces MKVLLIGGCGFIGSHVADCLVEHGIAVRIFDRRLEPFRDPLPRVEYVMGDLTDTAQVFEAMSGVDAVIHLASTTVPSTSNLDPVADIKGNLISAVRLLEMMRATDIRKIVYLSSGGTVYGIPTTDPVAEAHPLNPISSYGIVKVAIENYMQMENHLHGLQPIVLRASNPYGPRQGHGGIQGIIGTHLWRTARGEGVEIWGDGSIVRDFIYVRDLADLCVAALTTDTSGCYNAGSGAGASINDIVDRIRAVTADEPGINFDPVYKPGRSFDVPRVVLDISKARRDFRWAPKVDLKEGIERTWEWVKQTSRAD; encoded by the coding sequence TTGAAAGTCTTGCTGATCGGGGGATGTGGTTTTATCGGTTCGCATGTCGCGGACTGCCTGGTTGAACACGGAATCGCGGTTCGCATTTTCGACCGCCGCCTCGAGCCGTTTCGCGATCCGCTGCCGCGGGTCGAGTATGTCATGGGCGATCTCACCGATACCGCCCAGGTGTTCGAAGCCATGAGCGGCGTCGATGCGGTGATCCATCTGGCCAGCACCACGGTGCCCTCCACCTCCAACCTCGACCCGGTGGCGGACATCAAGGGCAACCTGATCTCGGCCGTGCGCCTGCTCGAGATGATGCGCGCCACCGACATCCGCAAGATCGTCTACCTGTCGTCGGGCGGGACCGTCTACGGCATCCCCACCACCGATCCCGTGGCCGAGGCGCATCCGCTCAACCCGATCAGCTCCTACGGGATCGTGAAGGTGGCGATCGAGAACTACATGCAGATGGAGAACCACCTGCACGGGTTGCAGCCGATCGTGCTGCGCGCCTCCAATCCCTACGGTCCGCGGCAGGGGCACGGGGGGATTCAGGGCATCATCGGCACCCACCTGTGGCGCACCGCCCGCGGTGAAGGGGTGGAGATCTGGGGCGACGGCAGCATCGTGCGCGATTTCATCTACGTGCGCGACCTTGCCGATCTCTGCGTTGCGGCGCTGACCACCGATACGTCGGGATGCTACAACGCGGGCTCCGGCGCGGGCGCGTCGATCAACGACATCGTCGACCGGATCAGGGCCGTGACGGCGGATGAGCCGGGGATCAATTTCGATCCCGTCTACAAACCCGGGCGCAGTTTCGACGTGCCGCGGGTCGTGCTCGACATTTCGAAGGCGCGGCGCGATTTCCGCTGGGCGCCCAAGGTGGATCTGAAGGAGGGGATCGAACGGACCTGGGAATGGGTCAAGCAAACCTCACGTGCGGACTGA